agcacagagaaggatagggctgagcccagccatgacaatacaccaccacaatggatttgaaattaaacaaacaagatgtgctttaactgcagactttcagctttaatttgagggtatttacatccaaatcaggtgaacagtgtaggaattaaaacagtttgtatatgtgcctcccatcATTTTAAGGGACCAAAGGTAATGGAACAATTGGCCGCTcagctgtttcatggccaggtgtgcgttattccctcattatcccaattacaaggagcagataaacggtccagagttcattttaagtgtgctatttgcatttggaatctgttgccgtCAACTCTTagtatgagatccaaagagctgtcactatcagtgaagcaagccatcattgggctgaaaaaaacaaaacaaacccatcagagataGCAATAACTTTAGGTGTggtcaaatcaactgtttggaacatccttaaccacttaaggacccattcacgccgatatacgtcggcagaatggcacagccgtGTGGTCGCTAGCGCGCCGCCGCGCtcccgacccggtccgaagctcagtgACCGCGCCCAGGGACCCaatcgccggtgtcccgcgatcggtcaacggagctgaagaacggggagaggtgtgtgtgtaaacacaccttccccgttcttcattgtggtattgtcagtgattgtctgttccctgatatagggaaagacgatcacggacgtcacacgtccagccccacccccctacagttagaaacacatatgaggtcacacttaacccctacagtgccccctagtggttaactcctaaactgcaattgtaattttcacagtaaaatagcactttttgctgtgaaaatgacaatggtcccaaaaacgtgtcaaaattgtccgatgtgtccgccatcatgtcgcagtcacgaaaaaaatcgatgatcaccgctattagtagtaaaaaaaaatattaataaaaatgcaataaaactatcccctattttttaaatgctataaatttggcgcaaaccaatccataaacgcttattgcgatttatttattttttattttttttaccaaaaataggtagaagaatacttatcggcctaaactgagggaaaaaaagtttttttatatatttttggaggatatttgttatagcaaaaaagtaaaaaatattgaatttttttcaaaattgtcactctatttttgttttttagcgcaaaaaataaaaaccgcagaggtgatcaactatcaccaaaagaaagctatatttgtgggggaaaaaaaggacgccaattttgtttgggagccacgttgcacgcaattgtcaaagcgacgcagtgccgaatcgcaaaaaggggcaaggtccttaacctgcataatggtctgggtcttaagtggttaaaaagaaagaacgcaccggGTTAGCCCAGCAACACCAAAAGATCCGGAAGACCATGGAAAactggtggatgaccgaagaattctttccctggtgaagaaaacgccctttacaaaaaagccttcacagttctggaacaacgtcctatgacagatgagaccaagatgaacttgtaccagagtgatgggaagagaagagtatggagaaggaaaggaactgctcatgatccaaagcataccacctcatcagtgaagcatggtggtggtaatgtcatggcgtgggcatgtatggctgccaatggaactggttctctattgatgtgactgctgacaaaagcagcaggatgaattctgaagtgtttcgggcaatattatctgctcatattcagccaaatgcttcagaactcattggacagcTTCACGGTGCAGATAGACAATAACCCAAAgcatactgcaaaagcaaccaaagTTTTTCAAGGGAaataagtggaatgttatgcaatggccaagtcaatcacctgacctgaatccgattgagcatgcatttcacttgctgaagacaaaactgaagggaaaatgccccaagaacaagcggGAACTCAatacagttgcagtagaggcacTGGGATGAAACCCAGTGTCTGATatctatgcgttccagacttcaggctgttattgcctgcaaaggatttgcaaccaagtattaaaaagtgaaagtttgatttatgattgttaatctggagAAATAAGCAtttttcaatgtagaaaaatgtaaaacaatgcatttgtgTGTCAAAAATATATGAATGCACTCTATAGACTGggtgaatctaggatggaaaaggacctgggggtcctagtagattgtaggctcagcaatggcatgcaatgccaagctgctgctaacaaagcaaactgaatgttggcatgcattaaaaaggggataactccagagataaaatgataattcttccactctacaagactctggtccagccgcacctggagtatgctgcccAGTTCTGggtaccagtcctcaggaaggatgtactggaaatggagataCAATCTTATTGGTGTTTGGGGTTGTCTTCTTGAAACACCCATTTCAAGGGCATTTCTTCTTTGGCATAAGGCAACATCACCTCTAAGTATTTTGATGTATTCAAACTGATCCTCCATTATGTTTTCTGGCTACCTTGCTTTAAAACCTTTTctccccagcaagcgtgccagatatggggtcaaaatgtataAACTCTCTGTGGCAGAGCAACTGTCTATACATGGACTTTCCTGAtatacgagggaaaagatagcagCATGACTGCCCAGACTACACAGGAAGcagtggcaagattgtttgggacttggtgtcacccttattcttAAGGGGGTACGAcatgtacgtggacaattattacacaagcgtgtcACTTTTTAgacacctttttgaatttggataTGCTAAACCCCGAGCCGTCTGACCCTATTAAGAATATTGTACGTACACTGCTTTCCAGTGAAGGTGTAATGTAATGTAGAGAGGGAGGAGAGCTTAGAACAATGTCCAGTTATCTCACATTAGTACTCAGACAGAATATGGAGTAAGACCAAGCAGCACTTCCAATATACAGGATATAGTAACTGTTCCCGTATTTGGAACAATGGGAACTACTCCAAGCTAGATAAGCTGCGGGGCTTCTCTGCTTGGTCTGAGCGTGGTCTAGTGTATATTCCTCAGTTATACCAAGGaagcctcttaaaaaaaaaattcagtctctGCAAATGGAATATGGTTTGCCAAATAACCTATTTTTTAGggatgcaacggatcgtcaccgatccgaacgggtcaccctgttcggatcggcacacctcGCGGTCCGCGGAGCGCTCCAGGGCCTCAGCCGTAGGAAAGTccctggcttcggcctagctccggagcggcggccatcttgctccaccccagtgGAGACTGTGTGCttgccagtgcacagcgtgacactccTCCTCACCTCAGCTCGCTGACTACAGACCTCAGACCACCGACTGCAGGCATGTGGAGACAATGTCTGTAAGATCTGCACCTGCTGGTAGGAGATAGACTGTCTGTCCTGGGAGCATGGCTGTCTGTACTCAGCGGAGGAGGGGGGTCACCcgaggaggggggacacctgtGTCACCCGAGAAGGGGGGGACACCAGGGACACCCAAGGAGGGGAGACACCGGGGACACCCGAGGAGGGGAGACACTAgtgacaccagaggaggggggacactagtgacaccagaggaggggggacactagtgacaccagaggagggggacactagtgacaccagaggagggggacacctgtgacaccagaggagggggacacctgtgacaccagaggagggggacacctgtgacaccagaggagggggacacctgtgacaccagaggaggggggacaccagagAAGGGGGGACAGTGGAGTGGAGGACCCCGGTGACACCAGAGTGGAGTGGAGGACCCGGTGACACCAGAGTGGagggggggaccccagtgacaccagagtggAGGAGACAGGAGGGGGACACCGGTGATACTAGAGTAATGATGGTgatggcaagcggacatcttgttacacccaacagttttagatttcacagttattttcaacacaaaacggagcttaaatacagaatatgtaaatctgacggactgtttacatgttacattttaaaatccgcagcaaaccttacatgctcgctaatgtgacagaacatctCTGATATCAATATTTAACTTAATGTGtcagcaagcatgtaaggtttgctgcggattttaaaatgtaacatgtaaacagtccgtcagatttacatattctgtatttaagctccgttttgtgttgaaaataactgtgaaatctaaaactctattgggtgtaacaagattagtattttttgctgatccgaaaaatgatccgatccgaggatcgatccgaatccgtgagttttctgatccgttgcacccctactatgttgtagcaacaaaaaaaCATAGACTCTGGTACATGTTTATAATATGTTTCTTTATTTTACATGGAATATTATCTTGTACATGGTGAGCATGTAACTACTGTGGAACTGGCTGGTTATACCAATGTATAAGCTTGTGTCTTCCCAACAATATGTTATGTTTGTAGTAACTCCAAGAGGAAATAAAATAACCCTTGCTGTGGTAATTCCCCCCCACCTCCACACTGTTCCTCATGTCTAGGGGTGCTGGAAAAAGGTGAAGTACTTACTTTATTCTGCCCTCCAGCAGGCTTCCACAGGGAGCTTCAGGGAGAGGATAGTGCTGGGGCCTGCTGGAATGGGGAATATGGTACATAATAGATCATCTTCCACTACCTCCTAGAAATAATACATTTCACATTTGCAGTGCAAGAAGGTCCCACTGCAAGGTTATTTTTGTGTTACATCCCGGGGTTCAGCTATAAGAGGCATAGTACTTTCCCTAGCAGCTGTTGGCATGTATCATGCGACATCTCAGGATTTTCAGATAGTTGTCAATCTTGTGAGAGTCTCTACGGAAACAGTGCAGCAAATGATAGATAGCAAACATCTGAGACTCTCTCTGTGGCACTGCAGCATCAATGGGGCCAAACCATGGTGGGTAAAAGTCATCCAGATCAGTCAGCATCTGCAATGGAAGAAATGGTTGTTCTTTAACCTTGTGGAACTCTAAATTGCTTTATACTTCAGCTTTCAGTTAATGACATTCCCTTTTCAAGATCATTACTCACATTCTCATTACAAAGGTTATTCTGACTCAAGATGCTACTACAAACAGGCATGTGGACAAGTCAGACTTCCACATGAAATGGtttcaaaatgttatttttacaAAATTACTAGAGATGGAGTATTTGATAGTTATGAAATCATGTCAGTGGTCTGGGAGGctatgcataatttttttttcacatggtgATATCGAACAGAACCAGTCATTCCTTCATCCTAGCAAAAACTGGATAGGAAGTCTCCTATCATCTTGTTTCTCAAGAGGAGCTTGCTAGtacatacaaaattaaaaaacatactAATGAGTGAAAAAGTTGAAGAAACCTTTCCTCAACGATCAAAATTCTACCAACAACCTCCAACTTGTGAGTAAATTCCTAATTCGTACCAAATCACACCTGTTGGGGTCACAGTAACTTTTAAAGACACGCTCAAATGCAGAAATTCTGCCAGACCGCTTACAATAAATTGGATGGTCAATCAATTGGGGAAAAAAGCAATCCTGACTAACTCAAGGTTTTTAATTGGGTGGGTTATTCTCAAGAATACATTAGAATTTCCACAAGAGAAGTCTCAGGTCAAACAAGCCTTACCAACTCTGCAAGAAAACAAGACATACACAGTTCCCACCTCTCTGCTTACCAGTATTTTACTGTTTGAAGCTGTCTTTATATTACAGTGGTAAAGTGGGCTTACTAGAAGCTGAGACATTTCCAGATAGGCGTCTTAAAGTGATATTGAAGGCTTTTTTttctaataacaaacatgtcatacttacctgctctctacagtggttttgcacagagcagccccgatcctcctcttctcgggttcctctCCTGGCCCCTTTCTCCTGCCCAGTGCCACGGAGAGACGAGGCTGTCGTACTGGATCTtgatggggctcaggtattaGGAGGGGCTGGGGGACTTCTGCACAGgggttttttatctttatgcatagaatgcatgaaggtaaaaaccaaGAAGAGCAGGTCTCTGTGCACCTGCTTGAGTCGGTTGGTAATTACTGGGACCTGAACGTAGACTCGGCAGACCCGCCAGTGGTCTGGGACGCCTTTAAGGCGGTAATTCGGGGAGAAGCTATTACGGCTATTAAGAGAGTGAGAGTAGACCAAAATGCTGAAGTTCTGGGGTTGCAGGAAAAGGAGCGTGAATGTGCGTCTGTTCATGCCACTGACAAGACTGATGACACATATACTGCCCTACTGGAAGCTAGACGCAGACTTTCCCTACATTACAATGACCTTGCACATACTGAAGCTAAACACAGGGCAAATTTGTTATTCTCGGAAGGGGATAAAAATGGTAAACTGCTGGCCAGGTTGGTAGCTGACCACAACCATATTGAATATATCTCAGTAATAAAGGGGTCGGCGGGCGACATGGTCAGGGACCCGTCTGCAGTGTTGAATgagtttaaaacatatttttctacCCTCTATGCTCCTATCCCGTCGTATGACCATGAGGAGCTGAGAGATTTACTAGGGGGCCTGACTCTCCCCAAACTTACTGTAGAGGCGGCAATTTTTGATTTTCCACCTAATAAAGCACCGGGTCTGgatggattcccggcggacttctaCAAGTTGTATGCGGAACAATTAGCTCCCAGGCTTGTGACTTTGTTTGCCTGCTGCTTAGAGCATAAGATACTTCCGGCGTCGATGCTCGAGGCATATATTATCCTATTACCTAAGCCGGGTAAAGACCTGCTGGAATGTTCGTCGTATAGACCTATTGCCCTTCTTAATATGGATCTCAAAATTCTGACAAAGATATTAGCAAAGAGACTTGCTCTGGTCATATCGTCACTAGTGGATGTGGATCAGACGGGCTTCATGCCGGGTAAGTCCACTGACACAAACCTGAGAAGACTTTTTACGCATTTACAGCTTCCCAATTTAGACGCGTCCTGTAGAATAATAGTTTCCATAGAtatagaaaaggcctttgactcggTGGAATGGCATATCATGCACACAGTCCTCGAGACAATGGGCTTTGGTCAGGGGTTTAGGCAGTGGATAAAATTGCTATACAGTAAGCCTAGGACGGCTATTCGCATGGGAGGGTCAACTTCTGAGTTTTTCACGATAGGGAGAGGGatgaggcagggatgccccctatcaccCTTTTTATTTGCCCTTATGATGGAGCCCCTGGCTGTGGCATTGAGAGGGTCGGAGGAGGTGAAGGCCATCAGGGTGGGGAGTATAGATGAGGGCTTGGCATTATATGCTGATGACCTTCTTTTGTTTTTGAGGGATCCCGTGGAGTCATTGAACACTGCTTTGGATATTATGGACAGGTTCACTACATTTTCTGGCTTGAAAGTCAACTGGGGGAAGTCATCCATACTCCCGTTAGAGGAGGGGGCTAGGGCAAAAGCGAATCCCGACCTGCCTCTTCAATGGGTCAAACAAATAACGTATCTGGGGGTGAAGGTCACGGCGAGCGTGATGGACTACATGTCCTTCAACTTGCTGCCACTTTTGACGTTCTTTAAACAAAAAGCACTGGTCTGGCAAAAACTTCCATTATCATTGATTGGCAGAATTAACCTCTTGAAAATGAAAATTCTCCCGGTTATTCTATACTTTCTGAGGAACGCTCCAGTATGGATACCGAAgtccttctttcggaaactggataGTCTTACAAGCTCGTTTCTCTGGGCTCCAAAAATGCCTAGGGTGGGGTTGAAAGTCCTTCAAGAACCGTGGGGTCAGGGGGGACTGGCGCTTCCTGACTGGCGCAAGTACTACTTGGCTGGTCAGTTGGTGTTTGTTCACAGATGGCTGAGCTCACATGCGGGGGATTCAGCCACAGTGCTTGAGGCTGCCCACCTCAGATCATACGAGTCCCTGCGATTGGCCATTCATAGAGGTACGGGCAGGGACCTTCCCCTTACACATTCCATGAAAGCTACGATCAAAGCCTGGGAGGAGGTAGAGAGGCTGGCCTCTCCGAGTTATACAGGATTTTCCCCCTCAACACCGTTGTGGATGAACCCTAAACTCCATCATTTCTACAAACTAGATGGTGCACCCGGATGGGCGTCTAAGAGGGTTAAACTACTCAAGGATGTTACTCGGGATGGTGAACTGTTAACATTTGATCAATTGAAAGCCAAACACGACCTTCCGAACTCTCAGTTTTTTCGCTATCTAAGCCTGAGACATGCATTTCAGTCTCAGTTTGGATCGCAGAAAGTTGAATCTTTCCCCTCTAGGTTGGAAGACTTACTTATGACGGAGGAGCTGCCCAAGACCTTGTCAGTAACCTACAAAGAACTTTTTAAGGCTAGCCCCAAAGCGTTACTCAAGtgcagagagagatggggagcaGAGGTTCCGGGTGTACAGGGAGAGGAATGGGATGAAATGTGGGACCGTCCATTCAAATATCTAGTGGCAGCGAGAGACAGGCTAATCCAGTTTAAATTTTTACATAGAGTATACTAAACTCCGGCCAGATTGGCATCGATTTATCCATCGGTACCTGCCGAATGCTGGAGGTGTACGTTTTCCCCTGCTGACGCGCAACATGTGTTCTGGACTTGCCCCCAGATCCAACAGTTCTGGACTGGGGTCACGGCCTGTATTGCAGAAGTGCTGGGGGTACCGGTCCCACAGGAGATTAGTGTTGGTTTACTGGGATTGGTGGAGGAGGTGGTGCCGTCTAGAGCTCACAGAACATTATTGAGTATCTTGTTGTTCTATGGAAAGAAGGCCATTTTGCTCAAATGGAAGAATCCAGGGGCCCCTGAGATTGCTTTTTGGAAGGGTTTGGTGAACGCTATGATGCCTTACTATAAGGCAACGTACCTATCCCGGGGATGTGTCAGGAAATTTGAAAAGGTgtggagggcctggtatgaatcagATCACACGGTTGGGTAAAGAGAAAGACGACTGATGTATGATTAACTAGGTATATAAGTGGGGTAGAGCTCCTGTTCCAGGTGTTTCGGGGATGCTGTTAGTGGCATGCCACAGAGGGGAGTATTGATGCTGAAGGTGTCCTGATTTAAGGTTGGGCGGGGATGGGAACTgagtagggggggggaggaggatttGGGAAGGTTTGGTATTGAATATGCCATCTGCGATGGCACAGTTTTTGTGTTCCCGGTCATGTTGGCCGATAGTTAAGCTTGGCGGTGTGCCAaggaatgttgtttttttttgcaaaaacctttaataaacagaattttcaaaaaaaaaaaagtaaaaaccaagagcctttagagcagtggttctcaacctagggatcgggacccccttgggggtcaaatgatgatttaccaggggtcaccaaatcctgggctgttcctgaagcctgcaccgctctcccaccCTTTTTGCGgtctccactacagttctcagaccaGCAGCTGACAGTTGgcagatcagaactccccccagcattgccactcatcccatcccccccaccaaaaagtaaaagaaggaataaaaatagagaatacacggaagagagaggaaaaggggtaggaggaaagaaaaagggagagaaacaattagagaaagaacaagaaagacagctagagagtgggatggggggggggacaagaaattaggatagagagatagagtggcacatcctaaaatgtaccatatcgggttttaatactgtacgaatgGAGGGGACTCAGGGAAGGCTAAatttctgtgggttaggggcgcaaattgcttgtcttgtcttgggtgctgacaacccacgctacggaaattattttactgttggggtccccacaacttgggaaattttatcaaggggtcacggcactagaaaggttaagaaccactgctttagagcaaCTTTAGGATACTGTAACAGTCAGTTTACTCTAGAAGATCAAATTTGCATTGGTGGTAGACAAACGTAATCTCCCTACAGATCAAAATTACTTTAGATACCAGTCTTTCAGGATTGGGTGCCCACTTTTGTCTCCAAGAATATAGTATTCTTTCACATCAAGAGATAATCTCTACATTCTGGAATTAAGAGCTGCTTTTTGGTACTATCCTTTGATGAGTAAAAGAACAAGGCCCTGTCATTGGAAGGAAAACAATATAGACTGTTCTGTTTTATAGTCAACGTATTTGTATGCTGCGGTGGAGATGCTCTAGGAAATGACAATAAAAGTAGGTTATGAAACAGTTTTCACATTATGTCTGTTGGGTGGAAAAAGGAATACGACAATTCAGGATAGTAGTTACAATTCTGCAACGCAATAGTTGAATTAGATAgaagtgtgtcttttttttttttcaacctatgtaaAGTATGGAACATTCATTATGGAAGTTTGTGAGATGTCTAGCTTCATAAAAGTGCATCACAATAATTTCTGCCTGCTATTTGTGTAGTGTAGTTTTTCCTATTACGGTATAGTTATACAGCTACTTACCCTTCCAGAGATTCTGTCTATTCCGCCTTGCAGCACTTGTGTATGTTCCTCAGCCTCTTTTAACTTCTTGATCATGTGATCTGGAGCCCCTGTAGTCAAGTGCTGTAGTGGTTGGTTCCATGATCGTAGTAACTGGTGTACAAGGCTTAGCAAGTCATTGTGCTATGGTAAAAATGCAAGAAATCTAGTAAACATATAAAAAGGTGTGTTTACAAATGCCTAGAAAATACTgttacttacagtgccttgaaaaagtatttataccacttgaaattttccacattttgtcatgttacaaccaaaaacgtaaatgtattttttgggattttatgtgatagaccaacacaaagtggcacataattgtgaagcggaaggaaaattataaatggttttcaaaattgtttacaaataaatatgtgaaaagtgtgggtgcatttgtattcagccccctggagtcaatactttgtagaaccatctttcactgcaattacagctgcaagtctttttagggaagtctctaccagctttgcagacgtagagagtgacatttttgcccattcttctttacagaatagctcaagctctgtcagattggatggaaagcatctgtgaacagcaattttcagattctcaattggattctcaattggatttaggtttggactttgactgggccattctaacacatgaatatgctttgatctaaaccattccattgtagctctggctgtatgtttagggtggttgtcctgctggaaggtgagccTCCAccctagtctcaagtcttttgtctgtccctgctgaagtaaagcgtccccatttgggggggggggggggtgtcttctttacaaagtgaagcttcaccacataAGCTGGGGAAAATTAGTGCAATTGCTTTCAACTTACTTACGGTCAGTGTGAAAACAGGTCATCTCAGGTGTATCCAAGAGGTGCACATATATTCCCCTCCAACACAGCCAGACAAATGGACAGATGGGTCAGAGAGCCTCCCCCCTGGGCTGCGAGACCAACCCACCTTTTTCTTGCGGTTTTGATAAAcgtagcaaccaatcagttaTATCCATCTACTCCCCAtatctgtggttggtcttccgaGATAACCTGTTTTCACACTGATCATAAGTCAGTTGAAA
This sequence is a window from Rana temporaria chromosome 10, aRanTem1.1, whole genome shotgun sequence. Protein-coding genes within it:
- the LOC120916582 gene encoding prolactin-like; protein product: MITSRKTSFTGKLFFALLVSNLVLVRKLVLTNPICTPGSLQCQVLLSDLFDRAIKISHYIHLLSTEIFEDFDQQYSQGRQLLGNVLNNCHTSTLNTPEDKEQTLQLQHNDLLSLVHQLLRSWNQPLQHLTTGAPDHMIKKLKEAEEHTQVLQGGIDRISGRMLTDLDDFYPPWFGPIDAAVPQRESQMFAIYHLLHCFRRDSHKIDNYLKILRCRMIHANSC